The Tolypothrix sp. NIES-4075 genomic interval GTGAAATCGGCAGACTCTACGAAACAGAACCAGTAATCCACAATTACGCTCTCTGTTATGCACTGGGTTTAGTCGATAGCCAAATTTACTCTACTACCGTTGCTGAAGAACATTCTTATCGATATTTTTGCCCTGAACAAGTGCCAAAATATGAGGAGCATTTAACGCAACTCAATAAACAGGGTATTTATGTAACTCCGGCACGTTCAATCAACCATACTGCCATTCTCAATACCTGGAAGTATGCTAATAACAACTATCATGTTGAGATGGAAAAAACTCAGAAAAATATTCCGAGTTTTGGTAGAGCAAAAGAAATTGCACCAGAAAGTCAATTTGAGTTTTTTGTTATTTCTGACAATCAACTAAAATTAGCTAAATGGATTCGTTTAGGTAAATGGATGAGTAAAGCTGAGGTGATTGTTGAAGAATTACCCAAACATAAAACTGTTGAAGGTATATTCACCTGTACCTTACCTTTAAATCCCTTGGATATAATGTTTACCAATCAAGTGATTAGCTATGACGTGGTAAA includes:
- the cas5d gene encoding type I-D CRISPR-associated protein Cas5/Csc1 codes for the protein MVFIYRCKLELHDSLYFATREIGRLYETEPVIHNYALCYALGLVDSQIYSTTVAEEHSYRYFCPEQVPKYEEHLTQLNKQGIYVTPARSINHTAILNTWKYANNNYHVEMEKTQKNIPSFGRAKEIAPESQFEFFVISDNQLKLAKWIRLGKWMSKAEVIVEELPKHKTVEGIFTCTLPLNPLDIMFTNQVISYDVVNMPPVSLIQNVQMRGQYYQFDKIQELKIPVRMEYCFKN